One Streptomyces hundungensis DNA segment encodes these proteins:
- a CDS encoding proline dehydrogenase family protein codes for MLGPVILAASRSDKMRKLVSAAPMTKPVVNRFIPGETLDQVVPIVEETVGKGLELTLDVVGEDITTPEQAAHARDAYLELIERLKELGHGTKAEMSVKLSMFGQALEGGHELALANVRPVVEAAAAIGTTVTLDAEDHTTLDSMFAIHEELRKDFPETGCVIQAYLFRTEADARRLAAAGSRVRIVKGAYKEPAEVAYQDKSEIDKAYVRILRILMEGEGYPMIGSHDPRLIAIGQELARRAGRKLDEYEFQMLYGIRSEEHLRLAAEGHRMRVYTAYGTDWYGYFMRRLAEKPANLLFFVRSMITKN; via the coding sequence GTGCTGGGTCCCGTGATCCTCGCCGCGTCGCGCAGCGACAAGATGCGCAAGCTTGTTTCGGCCGCCCCGATGACCAAGCCCGTGGTGAACCGGTTCATCCCCGGCGAGACCCTCGACCAGGTCGTCCCGATCGTCGAGGAGACCGTCGGCAAGGGCCTGGAGCTCACCCTGGACGTGGTGGGCGAGGACATCACCACTCCCGAGCAGGCCGCCCACGCGCGCGACGCCTATCTGGAGCTCATCGAGCGCCTGAAGGAACTCGGCCACGGCACCAAGGCCGAGATGTCGGTGAAGCTGTCGATGTTCGGCCAAGCGCTGGAAGGCGGCCACGAGCTGGCCCTCGCCAATGTGCGCCCGGTCGTCGAGGCCGCCGCCGCCATCGGCACCACGGTCACCCTGGACGCCGAGGACCACACCACCCTCGACTCGATGTTCGCCATCCACGAGGAGCTGCGGAAGGACTTCCCCGAGACGGGCTGCGTCATCCAGGCCTACCTCTTCCGCACCGAGGCCGACGCCCGCCGGCTGGCCGCCGCGGGCAGCCGGGTGCGCATCGTGAAGGGCGCCTACAAGGAGCCCGCCGAGGTCGCCTACCAGGACAAGAGCGAGATCGACAAGGCGTACGTCCGTATCCTGAGGATCCTGATGGAGGGCGAGGGCTACCCGATGATCGGGTCCCACGACCCGCGCCTGATCGCCATCGGACAGGAGCTCGCGCGGCGCGCCGGGCGCAAGCTGGACGAGTACGAGTTCCAGATGCTCTACGGGATCCGCAGCGAGGAGCACCTGCGGCTCGCCGCCGAGGGCCACCGGATGCGTGTCTACACCGCGTACGGCACCGACTGGTACGGCTACTTCATGCGGCGCCTCGCGGAGAAGCCGGCCAACCTGCTCTTCTTCGTCCGGTCGATGATCACCAAGAACTAG